A part of Aquibium oceanicum genomic DNA contains:
- a CDS encoding aldehyde dehydrogenase, whose translation MAHAGQSYDLYIGGQWVPPAAGERFPTYNPFTQEPWATVSQADADDVAQAIATARKTFNEVWSRKTGLERATLLFKLADLTEQSAERIGTLETTDNGKVIRETTNQVRFLARTLRFYAGYADKIWGKVIPLDRNDVFDYASLRPLGVIGIITAWNSPMALLGNKLAASLAAGNCVVVKPSEHASVTTLEFSRLVEQAGFPTGVFNVVTGDARTGASLASAEGLDKISFTGSGAAGRAIAAAAGRTLTPVILELGGKSPNIIFADADLDKASVGAFAGIFAATGQTCVAGSRLLVQRPVYDQIVSRLAERAPAIRLGNPLDMKTEMGTAANEPQFDRVMSFITSAKSEGARLVTGGERATGADLGKGLFIQPTIFADVRNDMKLAQEEIFGPVLAVIPFDTEEEAIAIGNDTRYGLASGIWTQNINRAHRVTRALNTGMVWVNTYRAVAAQIPFGGVKESGFGRERGEEGLMEFLAPQNVMINFSEEERDPFAIQT comes from the coding sequence ATGGCACATGCCGGGCAAAGCTACGATCTCTACATCGGCGGCCAGTGGGTGCCCCCGGCAGCCGGCGAGCGCTTCCCGACCTACAATCCCTTCACGCAGGAACCCTGGGCGACGGTCTCGCAGGCCGATGCCGACGACGTCGCTCAGGCCATCGCCACGGCGCGCAAGACCTTCAACGAGGTGTGGTCCCGCAAGACCGGGCTCGAACGCGCGACCCTGCTGTTCAAGCTCGCCGACCTCACCGAACAGTCGGCTGAACGCATCGGTACCTTGGAGACCACCGACAACGGCAAGGTCATCCGCGAGACGACGAACCAGGTCCGCTTCCTCGCCAGGACGCTGCGCTTCTATGCCGGCTATGCCGACAAGATCTGGGGCAAGGTCATCCCGCTCGACCGCAACGACGTGTTCGACTACGCCTCGCTGCGCCCGCTCGGCGTGATCGGCATCATCACCGCGTGGAACTCGCCGATGGCGCTGCTCGGCAACAAGCTCGCGGCATCGCTGGCGGCCGGGAACTGCGTCGTCGTCAAGCCGTCCGAGCATGCCTCCGTCACCACGCTCGAGTTCAGCAGGCTGGTCGAGCAGGCCGGTTTCCCGACCGGCGTCTTCAACGTCGTCACGGGAGACGCAAGGACCGGAGCGTCGCTCGCAAGCGCCGAGGGCCTCGACAAGATCAGCTTCACCGGCAGCGGGGCGGCGGGCCGCGCGATCGCGGCGGCGGCCGGGCGCACGCTCACCCCGGTGATCCTCGAACTCGGCGGCAAGTCGCCCAACATCATCTTCGCCGACGCCGACCTGGACAAGGCGAGCGTCGGCGCCTTCGCCGGCATCTTCGCGGCGACGGGACAGACTTGCGTGGCCGGCTCGCGCCTCTTGGTGCAGCGGCCGGTCTACGACCAGATCGTCTCGCGGCTGGCCGAGCGCGCACCGGCGATCCGCCTCGGAAATCCGCTCGACATGAAGACCGAGATGGGGACGGCGGCCAACGAGCCGCAGTTCGACCGGGTGATGAGCTTCATCACCTCCGCCAAATCGGAAGGTGCAAGGTTGGTCACCGGAGGCGAACGCGCCACCGGCGCAGACCTCGGCAAGGGTCTCTTCATCCAGCCGACGATCTTCGCGGACGTGCGCAACGACATGAAGCTCGCGCAGGAGGAAATCTTCGGGCCGGTGCTGGCGGTCATCCCCTTCGACACGGAGGAAGAGGCGATCGCGATCGGAAACGATACCCGCTACGGCCTGGCATCGGGCATCTGGACGCAGAACATCAACCGCGCTCACCGTGTCACGCGTGCCCTCAACACCGGCATGGTGTGGGTCAACACCTATCGCGCGGTCGCTGCCCAGATCCCCTTCGGCGGCGTCAAGGAAAGCGGCTTCGGGCGCGAACGCGGCGAGGAGGGCCTGATGGAGTTCCTGGCGCCGCAGAACGTCATGATCAATTTCTCCGAAGAGGAACGCGATCCCTTCGCCATCCAGACCTGA
- a CDS encoding SDR family oxidoreductase has translation MASEQKVAAITGAANGIGWALAQQFAAAGYAVCAIDLDLDAARARAKELSGDHEGFACDVSDADEVEKAFAAIDKRFGRLDVLVNNAGIVGSQEASIHQDMEYFDRITKVIVNGTFLCSRAAYHPMAARRNGAIVNVGSIAGLVGLPRRNAYGAAKAGVHSLTRALASEWAAQGIRVNAVAPGFIATSMVQGLVERGIVDEARLSRRIPMGRLGTPDEVAEAILFLASDSARYITGSVLSVDGGWAAFGDAGNASEA, from the coding sequence ATGGCTTCTGAGCAGAAGGTCGCGGCGATCACCGGAGCGGCGAACGGCATCGGCTGGGCGCTGGCGCAGCAGTTCGCGGCAGCAGGCTATGCCGTATGCGCCATCGATCTCGATCTGGACGCGGCCCGCGCGCGGGCGAAGGAACTCTCCGGCGACCACGAGGGCTTCGCCTGCGACGTCTCGGACGCCGACGAGGTGGAAAAGGCCTTCGCGGCGATCGACAAGCGGTTCGGAAGACTGGACGTGCTGGTCAACAATGCCGGCATCGTCGGCTCCCAGGAAGCCTCCATCCATCAGGATATGGAGTATTTCGACCGCATCACCAAGGTGATCGTCAACGGCACCTTCCTGTGCTCCCGCGCCGCCTATCACCCGATGGCTGCCCGGCGCAACGGCGCGATCGTCAACGTCGGATCGATCGCCGGCCTGGTCGGCCTGCCGCGGCGAAACGCCTACGGCGCGGCGAAGGCCGGCGTGCATTCCCTGACGCGCGCGCTGGCTAGCGAATGGGCAGCGCAAGGCATCCGCGTCAACGCGGTCGCGCCCGGCTTCATCGCCACTTCGATGGTGCAGGGCCTCGTCGAACGTGGAATTGTCGACGAGGCGCGCCTGTCGCGGCGCATCCCGATGGGCCGGCTCGGCACGCCCGACGAGGTCGCCGAAGCCATCCTGTTCCTCGCCTCCGACAGTGCCCGCTACATCACCGGCTCGGTGCTTTCCGTCGACGGCGGCTGGGCGGCGTTCGGTGACGCCGGAAACGCCTCCGAGGCATAG
- a CDS encoding SDR family NAD(P)-dependent oxidoreductase: MPRLKDKVAIITGAAGGMGSAAARLFTREGAKVLLVDREEEGLVKLANLLPPEQASYFVADVTDEAATKAFVAAALKRLGGLDIALLNAGIEGEIGRIDEVPVAAFDRVMAVNVRSVWLGLASLMPAMRPAGGSIVITSSGAGLRGSAGLAAYSASKHAVLGLMKSAALEGAKDKIRVNAINPAQTRTRMMEAIDAHLNAAGRTGDPAARIPLGRYAEPSEVASMMLFLASDESNYCTGAAYQVDGGSMS; this comes from the coding sequence ATGCCGAGGCTGAAGGACAAGGTCGCGATCATCACGGGTGCTGCCGGCGGCATGGGATCGGCCGCCGCGCGGCTCTTCACCCGGGAGGGCGCAAAGGTTCTGCTGGTGGATCGCGAGGAAGAGGGGCTGGTGAAGCTCGCGAACCTCCTGCCACCCGAGCAGGCGTCCTATTTCGTCGCCGACGTTACCGACGAGGCGGCGACGAAGGCCTTCGTCGCAGCCGCCCTGAAGCGTCTCGGCGGGCTCGACATCGCTCTCCTCAACGCTGGCATCGAGGGAGAGATCGGCAGGATCGACGAAGTGCCGGTCGCCGCCTTCGACCGCGTGATGGCGGTCAACGTGCGCAGCGTCTGGCTGGGGCTCGCCTCCCTGATGCCGGCCATGCGGCCAGCCGGCGGAAGCATCGTCATCACATCGTCGGGCGCCGGCCTGCGCGGCTCGGCGGGGCTGGCCGCCTACAGCGCCAGCAAGCATGCAGTGCTGGGACTGATGAAGTCCGCCGCGCTCGAAGGCGCCAAGGACAAGATCCGGGTCAACGCCATCAACCCCGCACAGACGCGCACGCGGATGATGGAGGCCATCGACGCCCACCTGAACGCCGCCGGCCGCACCGGCGATCCGGCCGCGCGGATTCCGCTCGGGCGCTATGCCGAACCGTCCGAGGTAGCGTCGATGATGCTCTTCCTCGCCAGCGACGAAAGCAACTACTGCACCGGCGCGGCCTATCAGGTAGACGGCGGCTCGATGAGCTGA
- a CDS encoding GMC family oxidoreductase: MSGTVSLREGRPSPTFDYIVVGAGSAGCVLANRLSEDGRTRVLLVEAGPKDRSINFRVPLLVVNLLKNPDITWPLVTEPQKALNDRTQLWTRGRVLGGSSSINGNVYVRGDPWVFDSWAGMGAPGWGWDDMMPYFKKMETYVSGGDDAYRGRKGPIGAVKLDRFDELADGFVAASGEAGHRIVDDYNDGSYEGTAYLQYSTKRGFRSSTSWSYLRPVRNRGNLEVWTDTEVARVIVENGVAVGIECRRNGVATRAGVSGEIILSAGPVMSPKLLELSGFGNPDILSAQGVEVQRNMPGVGENLQDHPNTRLTFECAKPITINDVLQNPVVRVKQGLKFMMFGKGLLSICSATAHTVMYSRPDETSPDLKIQLQPFSGRDRYARRPQDGLDPHSGFTVGVMGLKPKSRGSVHISSPDPYAYPKIDPAYLEHPDDAQVLLQGIKAVRAVAAQPSMRPLIVKETRPSDATVTDEEIMAYIRETTQTTWHIVGSCRMGTDDDAVVAPDLRVHGVQNLRVVDSSVFPTIPSSNTNAPTIALAEKASDMILAERKAGTSRRGDTTGRRPVGPGETMRIAS, encoded by the coding sequence GTGTCCGGGACCGTATCGTTGCGCGAAGGGCGCCCGTCGCCGACCTTCGACTACATCGTGGTCGGAGCGGGCTCGGCCGGCTGCGTGCTGGCCAACCGGCTGTCTGAGGATGGCCGCACCAGGGTGTTGCTCGTCGAGGCAGGCCCCAAGGACCGCAGCATCAATTTCCGCGTTCCGCTGCTGGTGGTGAACCTTCTCAAGAACCCCGACATCACCTGGCCGCTGGTGACGGAGCCGCAGAAGGCGCTGAACGACCGCACGCAATTGTGGACCCGGGGCCGCGTGCTGGGCGGATCGAGCTCGATCAACGGCAACGTCTATGTCCGGGGCGACCCATGGGTCTTCGATTCCTGGGCCGGCATGGGCGCGCCGGGCTGGGGCTGGGACGACATGATGCCCTACTTCAAGAAAATGGAGACCTATGTCAGCGGCGGCGACGATGCCTATCGCGGGCGTAAGGGACCCATCGGCGCCGTAAAGCTGGACCGGTTCGATGAACTGGCCGACGGTTTCGTCGCGGCCAGCGGGGAGGCCGGGCACAGGATCGTCGACGACTACAATGATGGCTCCTACGAGGGCACCGCCTATCTGCAATATTCGACGAAGCGGGGTTTCCGCTCCAGCACGTCCTGGTCCTACCTTCGACCCGTCCGCAACCGCGGCAACCTCGAGGTCTGGACGGACACCGAGGTGGCGCGCGTTATCGTGGAAAACGGCGTCGCCGTCGGAATTGAATGTCGGCGGAACGGCGTCGCGACCCGCGCCGGCGTGTCGGGCGAGATCATCCTGTCGGCCGGGCCGGTCATGTCGCCGAAGCTGCTGGAGCTTTCGGGCTTCGGCAATCCCGACATTCTTTCCGCGCAAGGCGTCGAGGTTCAGCGCAACATGCCGGGGGTCGGCGAGAATCTTCAGGATCATCCGAACACGCGCCTGACCTTCGAATGCGCCAAGCCGATCACCATCAACGACGTGCTCCAGAACCCGGTCGTGCGGGTGAAGCAGGGGCTGAAGTTCATGATGTTCGGCAAGGGGCTTCTGTCGATCTGCTCGGCCACCGCGCACACGGTGATGTACAGCCGGCCGGACGAGACTTCTCCGGACCTGAAGATCCAGCTGCAGCCGTTTTCCGGGCGCGACCGCTATGCGCGTCGCCCGCAGGACGGGCTCGACCCGCATTCGGGCTTCACCGTCGGCGTCATGGGCCTCAAGCCCAAGTCGCGGGGCTCGGTGCACATCAGTTCGCCCGATCCTTATGCGTATCCGAAGATCGACCCCGCCTACCTGGAGCACCCGGACGATGCCCAGGTCCTGCTTCAGGGCATCAAGGCGGTCCGCGCGGTGGCCGCGCAGCCCTCGATGCGGCCACTGATCGTCAAGGAGACGCGGCCGAGCGATGCCACGGTCACCGACGAGGAAATCATGGCCTATATCCGCGAGACAACGCAGACGACCTGGCACATCGTGGGAAGCTGTCGGATGGGCACGGACGACGACGCGGTGGTGGCGCCCGACCTCAGGGTCCACGGCGTGCAGAACCTGCGCGTCGTCGATTCCTCGGTCTTTCCGACCATTCCTTCCTCGAACACCAATGCGCCGACCATCGCGCTTGCCGAAAAGGCCTCGGACATGATCCTTGCCGAGCGCAAGGCCGGCACGTCCCGGCGAGGGGATACGACCGGGCGGCGCCCGGTTGGACCGGGCGAAACGATGAGGATCGCATCATGA
- a CDS encoding alpha/beta hydrolase, which translates to MQARFGLVPMPPVFQVTDRAAGDGCPRLRIYRPHGRASAPVLVFFHGGGFVAGDIDTHDALCRALCNGAGAIVVSVDYALAPEHPFPTGLEDCIAAIRWVREHAGEFGGDPDRVALSGDSAGANLAIVSAIRLKRTEGHRFRAILAVYPVTDAPDRARGSYAERGTGFGLTAQAMIWFMDHYVGDAERATDPDVAPLRSTELSGLPPTYVITAEFDPLRDEGIAFAGKLADTGVDVVHAHKEDANHGFLSWAGADEPSKAGLDPACAWLRERLL; encoded by the coding sequence TTGCAGGCCCGCTTCGGCCTGGTGCCGATGCCGCCGGTCTTCCAGGTTACCGATCGCGCGGCCGGCGACGGCTGCCCCCGGCTGAGGATCTACCGGCCCCACGGCCGGGCTTCCGCGCCGGTCCTGGTCTTCTTCCATGGCGGCGGCTTCGTCGCCGGCGACATCGACACACACGACGCGCTTTGCCGGGCGCTCTGCAACGGTGCCGGAGCCATCGTAGTCTCCGTAGATTACGCGCTCGCACCCGAGCACCCGTTTCCGACGGGGCTCGAGGACTGCATCGCCGCGATCCGGTGGGTGCGGGAGCACGCGGGCGAATTCGGCGGCGATCCAGACCGGGTGGCGCTCTCGGGCGACAGCGCCGGTGCGAACCTCGCCATCGTCAGCGCCATCCGCCTCAAGCGCACGGAAGGGCACCGCTTCCGCGCGATCCTCGCGGTCTATCCGGTGACCGACGCGCCCGACCGCGCGCGCGGTTCCTACGCCGAAAGAGGGACTGGCTTCGGCCTGACGGCGCAGGCCATGATCTGGTTCATGGATCACTATGTCGGCGATGCGGAGCGGGCGACGGATCCCGACGTCGCGCCTTTGCGGTCGACGGAGCTTTCGGGCTTGCCGCCGACCTATGTGATCACGGCCGAGTTCGATCCCTTGCGTGACGAAGGCATCGCGTTCGCCGGAAAGCTTGCGGACACCGGCGTCGACGTCGTCCACGCGCACAAGGAGGATGCCAACCACGGCTTCCTGTCCTGGGCTGGCGCCGACGAGCCGTCTAAGGCGGGTCTCGATCCGGCCTGCGCCTGGCTGCGCGAGAGGCTCCTCTAG
- a CDS encoding mandelate racemase/muconate lactonizing enzyme family protein: MKIERIEVRITEMPIRIKRIFSSGSYDSGPAGQLLGKPVFLRLIGEGIEGHAQIRPISPGHFVADTSESVATAIREVYGPLLIGKSVFDIEAIDEILTSRLAGNPAARALIDIALHDAMGKALDVPVHRLLGGCSQSRIELEWSVSLADDVGVMIEEARTAVDDYGIKVLCLKAAGKGGWRRDVENFGKVRAALGDDVVIGVDPNTGWTVAETIAFMHAVGAHDLGYVEQPVLRRDIRGMAEIRAQAKGVPVMADEGLFTLSDAADLALARAVDVYCIKLYKVGGLTPARKIAALGEAHGILINSGGLAVASQFEAAASCHFCATIPARRTFGAAEFAFGVGPKGPDPLVAEGAMSIRDGAVDVPMGPGLGLTLDLAALERMTLQTFEIRT, from the coding sequence ATGAAGATCGAGCGCATCGAGGTCCGCATCACCGAGATGCCGATCCGCATCAAGCGCATCTTCTCCAGCGGCTCCTACGATTCCGGTCCGGCGGGACAGCTTCTGGGGAAGCCGGTCTTCCTGCGGCTGATCGGCGAGGGGATCGAGGGCCACGCGCAGATCCGTCCTATCAGTCCTGGCCATTTCGTCGCCGACACCTCCGAGAGCGTCGCCACGGCCATTCGCGAGGTCTACGGGCCGCTGCTGATCGGCAAAAGCGTCTTCGACATCGAGGCCATCGACGAAATACTGACGTCGCGGCTTGCCGGAAACCCGGCGGCGCGGGCGCTGATCGACATCGCGCTGCATGACGCGATGGGCAAGGCGCTGGACGTACCGGTGCACCGGCTGCTCGGCGGCTGCTCGCAGAGCCGGATCGAACTGGAATGGTCGGTGAGCCTGGCCGACGACGTCGGCGTGATGATCGAGGAGGCGCGGACCGCCGTCGACGACTATGGCATCAAGGTGCTTTGTCTGAAGGCGGCCGGCAAGGGCGGCTGGAGGCGCGACGTCGAAAACTTCGGCAAGGTGCGGGCAGCACTCGGAGACGACGTGGTGATCGGCGTCGATCCCAACACCGGCTGGACGGTCGCCGAGACCATCGCCTTCATGCACGCCGTCGGCGCGCACGACCTCGGCTATGTCGAGCAGCCGGTGCTGAGGCGCGACATTCGCGGCATGGCCGAGATCAGGGCGCAGGCGAAGGGCGTTCCCGTGATGGCCGACGAGGGTCTGTTCACCCTGTCCGACGCGGCGGACCTGGCGCTCGCCCGCGCGGTCGATGTCTATTGCATCAAGCTCTACAAGGTTGGCGGCCTGACGCCGGCCCGCAAGATCGCGGCGCTCGGGGAGGCGCATGGCATCCTGATCAACAGCGGCGGGCTGGCCGTGGCATCTCAGTTCGAGGCCGCCGCGTCCTGCCATTTCTGCGCGACGATCCCCGCGCGCCGCACCTTCGGCGCGGCCGAATTCGCCTTCGGCGTCGGCCCCAAGGGACCCGATCCGCTTGTCGCCGAAGGCGCGATGTCGATCAGGGACGGCGCGGTGGATGTGCCGATGGGCCCCGGCCTCGGCCTGACGCTCGATCTCGCCGCGCTCGAGCGCATGACGCTGCAGACCTTCGAGATTCGGACCTGA
- a CDS encoding flavin-containing monooxygenase — protein sequence MTDSRSDQTSFDAIVVGAGFAGLYTLYRLRELGFSARVLERGAQIGGTWYWNRYPGARCDVESLQYSYSFSDEVQQEWHWTERFASQPEILRYIEFVADKFDLKRDIELNAGVKSAVFDETLERWTVATEGGRQMDCRYVIFATGVLSVPIEPSIPGLDAFHGNVYRTSQWPEQAVDFTGRRVAVVGTGSSGIQAVPAIAPQAERLYVLQRTPNYSVPGYNAPMDPDFEREWKANYRERRQQAAATRNNNLFRPGTVAGRDTPPEEREREFEERWKTGGLGFTYAYPDLTLDEEVNRHASDFVRRKIAGKIDDPEVAARLVPTEYGIGGRRLCVDNGYYETFNRKNVTLVDLREQPLVTMTEHGFMTQGAYYAIDDLVLATGFDAFTGALARIDIRGRDGLPLKEKWSDGPANYLGLTVAGFPNMFMLAGPGSPSVLSNMVISIEQHVDWLSACLGYLKSRGNASIEAREDAEAKWVEHLVSLAQKTLIFRTKSWYTGANVSGKDNSYFMYMGGTNNYVREITAAADASDYGGFIIK from the coding sequence ATGACCGACAGCCGGAGCGACCAGACAAGCTTCGACGCCATCGTCGTCGGGGCGGGCTTCGCCGGCCTCTACACGCTCTACCGGCTGCGCGAACTGGGCTTTTCCGCGCGGGTGCTGGAGCGCGGAGCCCAGATCGGCGGCACGTGGTATTGGAACCGTTATCCCGGCGCGCGCTGCGACGTCGAGAGCCTGCAATACTCCTACTCGTTCTCCGACGAGGTGCAGCAGGAATGGCACTGGACCGAGCGGTTCGCCAGCCAGCCGGAGATCCTGCGCTACATCGAATTCGTCGCCGACAAGTTCGACCTGAAGCGCGACATCGAGCTGAACGCGGGCGTGAAATCGGCGGTCTTCGACGAAACCCTCGAGCGCTGGACCGTGGCGACCGAGGGCGGGCGGCAGATGGACTGCCGGTACGTGATCTTCGCCACGGGCGTCCTGTCGGTGCCGATCGAGCCGTCGATCCCCGGCCTCGATGCCTTCCATGGCAACGTCTACCGCACGTCGCAATGGCCGGAGCAGGCCGTCGACTTTACCGGACGGCGCGTGGCGGTGGTGGGCACCGGGTCCTCCGGCATCCAGGCCGTGCCCGCCATCGCGCCACAGGCGGAGCGGCTCTATGTCCTGCAGCGCACACCGAACTACTCCGTGCCCGGCTACAATGCCCCCATGGACCCCGACTTCGAGCGGGAGTGGAAGGCGAACTACCGCGAGCGCCGGCAGCAGGCCGCCGCGACGCGCAACAACAATCTGTTCCGGCCCGGCACCGTGGCCGGACGCGACACGCCGCCCGAGGAGCGCGAGCGCGAATTCGAGGAGCGTTGGAAGACCGGCGGGCTCGGCTTCACCTATGCCTATCCCGATCTCACGCTCGACGAGGAGGTCAATCGCCACGCCTCCGACTTCGTCCGGCGCAAGATCGCCGGCAAGATAGACGATCCGGAAGTGGCCGCCCGGCTGGTACCGACCGAATACGGCATCGGCGGCCGCCGCCTCTGCGTCGACAATGGCTACTACGAGACCTTCAACCGCAAGAACGTGACGCTCGTCGACCTTCGCGAGCAGCCGCTGGTCACGATGACCGAGCACGGGTTCATGACGCAGGGCGCCTACTACGCGATCGACGATCTCGTGCTCGCCACCGGGTTCGACGCCTTCACCGGCGCGCTGGCGCGCATCGACATCCGGGGCCGCGACGGCCTGCCGCTGAAGGAGAAGTGGTCGGACGGTCCCGCCAACTACCTCGGCCTGACGGTCGCAGGCTTCCCCAACATGTTCATGCTCGCCGGTCCAGGCAGCCCCTCGGTGCTGTCGAACATGGTGATCTCGATCGAGCAGCACGTCGACTGGCTGTCAGCCTGCCTCGGGTACCTGAAGAGCCGCGGTAACGCGTCGATCGAGGCGCGGGAGGACGCCGAGGCCAAATGGGTCGAACACCTCGTCTCGCTGGCCCAGAAGACGCTGATCTTCCGGACCAAGTCCTGGTACACGGGCGCCAACGTGTCCGGGAAGGACAACTCGTACTTCATGTACATGGGCGGCACGAACAACTACGTGCGCGAAATCACGGCCGCAGCCGATGCGTCGGACTACGGCGGCTTCATCATCAAATGA